CAAAGCCTCAAAGAGGTTATTGATTATCTGGAGAAACAAAAGGTATGAAAGTTAAGAATATCCACAATATTTTTCTTTTAATGGCGCTATTTTCATCTCTTTTCTTAGAAGCAGGATTTGCTTTCGATAATCAAGAAACAAGCGCTTTTAATCGGGCAAATGTTTATTATGAACAGGCTAATTATGACGAAGCAATTAAACAATACAATAGTATCCTTGAGACTGGCTGGGAAAGCGGGAATCTCTATTATAACCTTGGCAATTGTTATTTTAAGAAAGGTAAACTCGGAGAAGCTATTTTTTACTATGAAAAAGCTCGTAGATTTATGCCGCAAGATAGAGATCTAGAATCTAATTATGCATACGCCTGCTCGCTGATTAAAGACGGAATCATCAGCAGCCAGGTAAATCTGCCTGTAAGGTTATGGAATACCCTATTTGAAAAGCTTACCATTGATGGGTTGACAATATTGATCAGCGCGTTCTTTATATTGATTCTAATAAATATTTTGGTAAGTTTTTTCTTTGCGCCGCTTAAAAAGCAGGCTTTAATTTTTGCTATCTTTTTGGGGCTATGTTTTGTTATCGGTTTCATAGGCTTGGAGGGGAAAAAGTTTCTCTTAAATAAAGAAGCAATCGTAGTGACTGAGCAGGCCGAAGCCAAATTTGAGCC
Above is a window of Patescibacteria group bacterium DNA encoding:
- a CDS encoding tetratricopeptide repeat protein, whose product is MKVKNIHNIFLLMALFSSLFLEAGFAFDNQETSAFNRANVYYEQANYDEAIKQYNSILETGWESGNLYYNLGNCYFKKGKLGEAIFYYEKARRFMPQDRDLESNYAYACSLIKDGIISSQVNLPVRLWNTLFEKLTIDGLTILISAFFILILINILVSFFFAPLKKQALIFAIFLGLCFVIGFIGLEGKKFLLNKEAIVVTEQAEAKFEPIDKATTHFTLYEGMKVKVVEFRDNWYKVRRPDNKSGWIEKSALSIF